Genomic window (Leptospira bouyouniensis):
CATCTTCTACTTGGAAAAATTCGATTAAGTTTCGATTGGTTCGTTTAAACGGAGTAATTTCCCAACCCAGAATTTTAGGTATTGTTCCTGTTTCCAATAAGTTTTGAACACGCACAGCATACTCTGCTTCTTTTTGGTATTTTTTGTTTTCGGAAATATGATAAGAGAGGATATGGTTGTGAATCGTTAGGGCCGATTGTCCTGCTAACAATGATAAACTGTGACTTGCATCCGAATTTGGAATATTAGATACTGCGATAAAGCCAAATAATTTTTCTCGAAAGATGAATGGGTGTATATAATTTGCATGGAGTTCCATAAAGTCATTATTGATGTTCTCATTTGAAAACGTATTTGCAACCGATGCTCCATTTCGATTGGCAAGTAAGAATGATTGAAAACTGGATTTAACAACAATATCTTTCGTTGGACTTAATTTTTTCTGTCTACCTCGAAAATAAGAGTGAAATGCAAAAGTACCATTTTGGGTGAGTACTGCCATTGTACCAGATTGGCTTCCGGTAATTTTCACCATATCTGGAAAAACATTCTTAATCAAAGAGTCAAAATTAAATCGTTTAATGGCCTGGCGATATGATTCGGCATCTTCTGTCAGGTATTCTGATAAAAACTTTGTTCGCATATACCTAGTTAAACGTTCAATGAGAGGCAGATATAAGATGAGAGAAAATGCGCAGGTGAGAAGCAATGCCAATTCAAGACGATAGGACATACTTTCTGGTATTTGTAGAATGATGATAAAATAAGAAATGTAAACCATTAAGATAAAAACAGTACGAGTGAATAAATTTGTAACCGAAAGTTTTAATTGATAACTTGAAGGTAAAAAGTATTTAAATGTATTTTTTAACTTATTGGAGATCATGTAGTGTAATATGCGTTTTCCTGGATGTAACCTTCGGTGAAATCACAACTCCAAAATGTTTTTTGAATGTTTCCTGTATTTAGTTCCACAGTGATAAAAATTTCTTCGTTCGATTTTAAGTATTCGGCTAACTTTGATTTTGTTTCATTGTTTGCACCTTTTACAGAAATTCCACCTAATTGAATCTCTAGATGATCATATGGAATAGGTTCATCAAACACTTTCCCGATTGCCATAATAAATCTCCCCCAATTGGGATCCCCTCCATAAATTGCAGTTTTAACAAGTGGTGAATTCAAAATTGATTTACCAATCTTTGTGACTTGGTTTTCATCTCTCCCTTTTGTGACAGTTAGTTCAATGAGTTTACTTGCACCTTCTCCATCCCTCGCAATTTTTTTAGAAAGTTCAGTGGCAATTTCATTTAGAGTAGATTCAAATTGATCATCAGGGATGGATCCGAGTTTTCCAGAACACATTAGTACCACTGTATCACTCGTCGAAGTGTCCGAATCGATTGTAATACAATTATAAGTTTGGTCTACCACATGTTTTAAAATTCCGTTGAGGTTATTTGATTCGGGTAAATAATCACAAAGGATATATGATAACATTGTTGCCATGTTGGGTTCGATCATACCCGCACCCTTGGCTATCCCAAACATCACTCCTTCTTTGCCTTCATGTGAAATTGTGCGATAGGAAATTTTTTTCTTGGTATCAGTTGTCATGATGGCTTCTGCCACTTCATCCAAATTTCCAGGTTTTAGATTTTCTTTCGCATTCGAACAAGCTGTTAGGATTTTTTCAATCGGAAGTGGGACACCAATCACTCCTGTTGAAGATGGTAAGATATCTTCTTTTTTGATTCCAAGTGAATTTGCCAATGTTTCACAAATTTGGTAAGAATCTTGAATACCTTTTTCACCTGTCGCAACATTTGAATTTTTTGAATTGATGACGATGGCTTGTAAGTATCCGTCTTTGATATGGTCTCGGCCAACATAAATGGGAGCTCCAGGAAAATTATTCCGAGTGAAAACGGCTGCTGCTTGGCAACGCACATCAGAATAAATAACTGCAAAATCTAAACTTGCATCTTTGATGCCGATGTTTTTGCCAAAGGAGTAAAATCCCAAAGGATACTTCATATTTACCTACCGGATACCAATATTCTATCCGGGGACTTCTCTTACGAGAATCTATTTTTTAGGAAAAACAAAGGAGAAAATGGAACCACCTTTCGGATTGGGTGCTACACTGACTTCACCTGAATGGAGTCTTGCAATGTGTTTTACGATCGAAAGCCCAAGTCCCGTGCCTCCCTCTTTCCTCGAGCGATTGGTATCAACGCGGAAAAAACGTTCAAAGATTCGTTCGGCATCTTCCGCAGAAATTCCAATCCCTTGGTCGATAACTTGGATTACGTTAGATTCTTCTGTCGTGGAAGCTTTTACGATCACACTAGCACCTTCAGGACTATATGCTGATGCATTCGAGATTAGATTCACAAGTAAATCTTCCAAGAGCAAACGATCTGCTTTGACCTTTAATTCAGGGGGAATATCCAATACCAAATATTGTTTTTTTTGGGAATAAATGACACCCAATGATTCAGAAACATTTTTTACCAAGTCATAGATGGGAACATCAGTGAGATTCAATACCGTTTTGTGGTTTTCTAGTCTCGAAACAGTTAACATATCTTCAACAATACGAATCAATCGATCTGTATTTCTTAGGATTGCATCTAAAAACTTTCGCTCATTCGAATCGGGAGCCAATTTCAATTTGTACTCTAACGTTTCTGCATAACCTTTGATCGATGTGATAGGTGTTTTTAATTCATGAGATGCATTCTGAAAAAATTGTTCCCGAATCATTTGATTTTGTCGGTCTTCTGTGATATCTGAAATCACTCCAATGTAAAGTTGGACCATCGCATCCGATTTAATTGGATAAATTCTTGCTGTATAAAAATGAAGTCCATCTTGGAATTCAGTTTTGCCTTCTTTTCCTGATTTTATTTTTTCAGATATAAAACTTAGTAGTTCTTTGTTTTTAATAAACGGAGCAAATTCTTTAAATTGAGAATTCTTTTGAATGAGAGTTTCTGAAATATTTCGATTCAAAAATAAGAATTTCTGATTTCGGTCGATTGCAAAAACTCCTTCCTTTAAGTTTTGGAGAAGGTAATTAAATTTTTCTTTTTCGACAGTGAGATCCAAAAATTGTAATTTAAGTCTCCTTGCCATTTCATTGATTGAAGAGGTAAGAGTTGCCAACTCACGGATATCAGGCGATGATAACTCAACACCAAAATCACCAGCATTGATTTCTTTTGTTTTTTTCTCTACAGTGGCAAGTGGGTCAGTGATCCGCATTGCAATGTTGGTGGAGATATAAAAAGTTCCAAAAATGGTAATGAGAACAAATCCAAAAAGGATCAGCGGACGGACAGCAGGAACCACTAAATCATAAATATAAAATACACCTAGGGCAAGTGTCAGTAGGACAAGTAGTAGGCCCCAGTTGAGTAAAAGTAGTGTAGAAAAAAAACTACGCATCTCGGAATCGATAACCGACTCCGCGAATCGTTTCGAGTCGTTCTTTTTCGGAGAGTAATTTGTCTCTTAGTCGTTTGATATTAACATCTACGGTGCGATCCGTAACAAATACATCTTTGCCCCAAATCCGATCTAACAATTTATCTCTTGAAAAAGCCACTCCTGGATTTCCAGCAAACAATTGTAATAATTTGAATTCAATCAGCGTGAGATCAATTTCTGTCCCTTCGACAAATACTTTGTGTGCAGTCGGATTGATTTGGATTTTTCCAGTCGTGATGGTACCTTGGACTTCTTGGTTTGGGTCAGTTGTACGCCGAGTTACAGTCCTTACACGAGCGACTAGTTCTCTGATATTGAATGGTTTGCGGATATAATCGTCGGCTCCTAGTTCAAGACCTAGGACAACATCAGTTTCGCCCGTTTTTGCAGTCACCATAAGGATCGGAATTTGTGGGTATTTTTCTTTGATACGTCTGCATAAATCCATCCCACCAATTCCAGGTAACATTAAATCTAAGATGATTCCATCAGGTAGGTTTTTTTCTAAACGAGGGAGGACTTCCATTCCATTATGGCAAACTTCCGTTTGGAAACCTTCTTCTTCCAAATGGAATTGGATAAGGCCTGCAATGTCTTCTTCGTCATCTACGATCAGTATTTTCATGAATATATTTCAAAGTAACAGAGATTCGTTACAAAAAGAATACAAAAAGATTACAAAAAATCGAATCCTTTTTATTTGCTTAACATTTGGTTTATATCTCGGATTGCTTGCCTTTGGCGAAAAAGGATGAGCCCTAAAAATCCAGTAAACAACAGGAAGGCGAGAACATAGACCCAGAGTAGTGATTTGAGTCTTGCTTGTTCTTTTTCAATCGCTTGGATTTCTTCCAAATGAGAAATGAGAAAGTAAAAATGGTCAGCTTTCGGGTATGATTTTTTTATTTCTGCCCGTAGTTCGGAAACAAGAACCTTTGCATCTTCCTTAGAAAGTGATTCTACGAAACGAATGGATTTGTCCAAATCCATATTTAAAAATTCTTCTGCCGAAGGCAAAGCCTCTGCTGATACCGAAGTGCCAATAATAAATATGAGGGAAACAATAAGACCTTTCACGAATGATTAAACCTCTTCAAAGCCAAGTTTCTCTTTCCATGCATTCAGAAAAGGAATTCTTGTATTGAGGAGTAAAAAGCCAAGAACCAAAGAATAAAAACAGAAAAACAAACTTGAACTGATCAGGAGAGGCAACAAATACATGGAACTTTCATCTTGTTTGATCGAAAATAACATGGTTCCAAATGGAATGAGTAATAAGATAAAGGATACGAACAAAGAGGAAAACAATAACTTGAGGGGTAAAATTTGACCTAACACTCGGATGCGAATGATAGAAGGAGCATCAATTTCTTTCAGAAATGGATCTGGATGGGTGAACAAAGTTTCCAGATTTCCTTTCTGTTTAGCCTTCGATTTCATGTGACCACCATTTCCTCAAAAGTTCTTTTCCTCTCGAAATATGACTTTTGATTGTATTGAGTTTGATGTTGAGATCGTTCGAAATTTCCTTTAAGGGTTTGTTTTCAAAATAATGCAAAAGGATAGGCAACTGGTATGACTTAGGAAGTTTTGCGATCAGAGAATGTAAAATATCGTGAGTTTCTTCTTTATCTAATACATCCGCCACTGAAGGTTTAGAATTGTCCGCTAACGTTGTTACATCGTCTGTCCAATCAGTGATTAAGTGTGTTTTCTTTTTGTTAACTTTTGTTAAGCGAAATTTGGCTATTTGGAATAACCAAGTTGAAAACTGAGCTTCTCCACGAAATAAACTTAAAGATTCATATGCTTTGATAAATACTTCTTGAGTGAAATCTTCGGCTTCTTCTTCTGAAAGAAATGCCTTTCGTGCTTGGGAATATACCATTCCCTGGTACCGTTTCATGAGTACCTCGAATTGAGAAACATCCCCACGTAAGACTAACTGAATTGAATTCCAGTCTTCATCATTACACTTTCGTTTTGTCTCTGTTACCTGTGTAGTTTGTAAAAGGTCAAGAGACCGAGTCCAATTGCGAATGGGATTAACCCTCCTAACATCGCCATAGAACGACCTAAGACGAGTATAAATACAAACGATAAGGCAAATCCAGTGAATGTCAACAAAAGACCCACGAAAAAAGAATACAATCTGATGTCAAAACTCCAGGGTTTGTACTGTCCTGATTGGATGAGTGCCATTTTTTGTTTATGCCACCACTGAAACAAAAAAAACAAAAATGTGGTACCGAAGATAATCCCTATGTGGGGAACTAAATATAAAACCAATCGATAGGGGTCTGACCCACCTTGGTATTGAATTTCTTTTAAAATTGAAATGATGGCTTCATACTGCTCTGGAGTCATGAAACGGCTTCTCCAATTAAATTTGATGCATAAGATCTTAGAAGTGATAGACCTTCTACTTTGTCACATTGAAAAATTTGAACTCCAATATTTGTTGTGTCATTCTCCCCTTTTTTAAGACTTCTTAAACTTCCAAAAAAAGTATACGGAGAAGAATTGATTTTGAGTTGGAATGAAACAGGGGAACCAATGGGTCTTGATTCTATATTGGAACCTTTGGGCAATGTGATACCAATTCCCCTTCCATCTTGACTAATGTCTCTAACAGGAGTTGTGCGAATAATTGTTTCCCAATCTTTTGCATAAGCAAATTCAAGTTGGAAAACAAATTCTTCTGCTTTTTGGTCTAAAAATAATAATAATGGTCCTATGCCTTCTGGACCTTCGATGTCTGATTGTAACGAAGAATTTCCTAGATCTGGTAAGTTACTAATAATTTCAAAATAACCCAAAAGGACTTTTCCATTCGAAAAAAATGGAAAAATCAAAGTGGATTTTGTATTATTCAGTAATAGAGAATCCAAGTACGATCGCACGTAAATTTCACTTAATTTTTTGGGACTATAAAAACCTCTATCGGTATAAAAAATTCTGCGATTCGCATCACGCACGTAATATGGCGCTTTGGAAGTAGCAAGTGCCTCCATGAGTTGGGTATCCGCTGCATAATAAAAACCAATTTGTATTTTTTTGATAAAATACCCGAAATTGGTGAGTACTTGTTCCAAGTGAACTTGCCATTGGTTCAATGCTTGGTTGATGATGGAAGTTTTTCCGTATATGGAAATGACCGTTCCTAAATCTGCAGTTTGTGCCATTTGTAGTTCGTATGCAGAGATATCTTCAATAGCGGCTCTTTTGGCAGAACGTTCCAATGGTTCGATTAGAATTTCGTAGACTTGCAATAAATCATCTTGGTACGGATTGACTGGTTTGACACGCAATTCCACTCTGTTTTCTTTTAAGACACAGACCAAGGATTTGGGTTTAGAGAGCATAGGTTCTGTTGTTTCGATGGTGATGTGGACTGATTTTAAGATATCATTGACTGCCACAGGACTCGTAAAAGTAAACTTTTGATTGGTGTCACGATCTTGAAGGATAGTTGCAGTGAGCTTGGAAACGATCCCTAAAAGTGTCCTTTGGTCGGTCAGTCTGTATTTTTTCATGGTCTAAGGAATATGATACGTAAAATTCTATTTTTCGCCATAGTTTTTCCATCCTTTTTGCCACTCTTGGCAGAAAAACCAAGGTTTCAATATTTTGGCAAAGCATACGACCTCAACACCGGAAAATACGTTTATTCAGATAATCATAAAGAATATTATAATAATGGAAAACACACCCATTCCGAAATCCAATACAAAGATGCAAATGGGAAGGTATTTGGATCCAAACACATTGAATTTGATCAAAATTCAGAAGTACCAACTTTCAAAACTGTTGATGAAAGGGATGGTTATACTGAAGGAGCGGATGTAAAAGGAAAATCGGTTCGTTTGTTTTATAAAAGGAAAAAGGAAGATCCACTTTCTGAAAAAACTTACACTCCAAAAACTCCTGCAGTAATGGATGGGGGATTCGATTATTTTGTCAGAAACCATTGGGATGAATTGTCACGTGGTGAAAGACTATCTTTTCATTTCATCGCTCCTGTTCAGTTAGATGATTATAAGTTTGCAGTTTTGAAAATCAAAGATGGAGAATGGAAAGGAAGACAAGCCCTCTATCTACGATTGGAGATTGATAATTTTGTTTTAAAACAAGTCGTAAAACCATTTTTACTAGTGTATGATGTCCAAACACGAAGGATATTACAGTTTGATGGTCTTTCTAATATTAATGATGAAAATGGGAAAAGTTTAAAAGTAAAAATTGTATATGATTATCCTAAGGAAGTTTTGGAACCTTGACAAAAAGGAGTTTTGAACAATTTTTTAAAAACCCACGTTTATGGAGGGAAGATTTAATCGCAGTAGGGGGAGATTTTTCCGTTGATCGATTGTTATACGCATATACTCACGGAATTTTCCCTTGGTCTGAAGATCCGATTCGATGGTATTGTTTGGATCCTCGTGCCATATTTGATATCAACCGAGTTCATTTTTCTAAAACTGTCCTAAGAAAAGTCAGACAAAACAAATTCCGGATCACCTTTAACGAAGCCTTTCCAATTGTTATGCAAGCATGTGCTTATCGAGAAAAAGATAATACCTGGATCACTCCTGGATTTATCGATGGGTATATTGAGCTTCACAAACAGGGCTGGGCACATTCGGTGGAAGTTTGGAACGCAGACAGTATCCTTGTCGGCGGTGTATACGGGGTAGCGATTGGAAAATTCTTTGCTGGTGAAAGTATGTTTTCCTTTGAGTCAGATGCAGGGAAAATTGGACTTTTTCATTTGTTTGGCAAACTGAGAGATTCGAATTTTGAATTATTCGACACCCAACAACTCAATCATGTGACCTGGCAATTGGGTGCTTACGAAATTCCCAAATTATCGTATTTGGATCGTTTAGAGAAAGCCGTTACAAATGTTGTTCCTTGGGTCATTCCACCTTCACGCGGCTAATTTCATCCAATTCCACTTTCCAATGTTTTTGGACTTCCTCTGTAGTCGATACCCATTCTTTATCGCCTAACTTTGGACTTTTGTAAGGATCAAACTTGGGATGGTTTTCAAAAAATTTAACAAGATCTAGTTGGCTAATTGTAGTTCGGAATATTTCAGCTTCCTGGATTTCCGTTTCTGGATTTTTTTCACCTTGGATGAAAAACGGTTTGGAAAGGCTGAGAGACAATCGATGGAAATGGTGAAGGTTTAAAGCATATCCAATCCGTAACATAACTAAACTTTGGTACTCTGTTAGCACTTTACGATATTCGGAAGGATCGTTAAAGGTTAACGCACTATTGCTACCGTACGTGATATGAACTTCGTTCTGGTTGTCTTTGTCCACACCTGTTTCCACTCGTTTGAATTCTGATCCAAGTATCTTTGGCAAAATTTTCTCAGAAAAGATTGTCAGCGTTTCTTTGTTTTGATCACGAATCGATGTGATTTCCTCTTTCGTGATCTCGCTTGGTCGACAAGCAGAGAACAAAACAAGAGTTATGATCAAATTGAGAACTAGATTCATCTTAATTATGTTTTGACTTAATTTTGGCAAATTCAACATCAATGCGACCCGTTAACATTTTAAAGTACATGATCCAATCCGAAATAAAGGAATAAATCGGGTAAGTAAAGGTAGCTGGGCGATTTTTTTCGACGAAAAAATGACCTACCCATGCAAAGAAATACCCACTAACAAGTGCCAAACCTAAGATGTAGAGTTTACCAGTTGCAATAAATCCTAGAATACAACCGAGTGCAAGGCTTGAGCCTATAAAATGTAACGCACGGTTAAACGGATGACTATGCTCTTCTAAATAGAATGGGAAAAAATCTTTGAGTGTTTTGTACTTCTTTTCCATAAATTGGTCCTTTCACTAAACCATAGTCGATCTTTTTACTTTGCCAACTCAAAAATCATTCCAAATATTAGAGTTTGTCCCTAGTTTTTCAATCTATATTCGAGAATTCAGATATGATTTTAAAATAGAGTTGCGCGTTAGTGGGTACAAACTAATGTGCATTAACATTTAGAATCTAACAGAGAGTTAAATTTAGCAGGAAAGCAGGAGATTGTATGAAACCTAAATCGATTAAACCGGATGAGCTGAACAAGATTTTTTCCGAATTAAAAAAAGGAGAAGAGTCTGCCATCGGAAGTTATTTGGTAAAAGGAGTTCGTCTTCAAATCAGTAAATACAATTTATCAGGTGCCGAACGAGTTCAATTGTTATACAAAAGAAGAAGGGCACAAGGATTGTGTATTGTATGCGGAAAAAAAGTCACAAAGAAAAATCCATCTACAGATCAACTCTATAGACTCTGTGAAGAACACCGCAATAAAATTGATAAAGGTTCTAAATAACCAATTAAATGGTAGAGTTTCCCGCCTTTCGTTGCGGGAGCTCCCGCCAAACTGATTCCCTTTCCTCTTCGGTCATACTTGACCAATTCCCAATTTCCTCAATGGTTCGGTAACATCCGGCGCAAAGCCCAGAATCCGGGTCCATCATACATACTTTAATACATGGTGATTTTCGAGACATAGACCTGAAAATAGTAAATTTTTATAAATTTTCCTAAGCTAGTTTGGGAATCCGTCGATCCTTCCCATAAGGGAAAAGGAATTCGCATGTTGGATTGGGTTGAATCACTAAGAAGTTTATTTACTACAGAAATAGACTGTTACAAGCGCCTTTTGGATTTGGAAGGCAAAAAAAGAGCGGCAATCCATGTTGCGGACGGCAAAACTCTCGAGTCCCTTGTCAAAGAAAGTTATCATATCATGGTCGAAGCCTCTGAACTCGAACGAATTCGGATGAAAACCATTGAAGACGTCTATGAAAAGGAAAAATTCCAAAAAGACGAATCATCAATCACACTGACTCATTTTTTAAACCATATGGACCGTGAGTCCAATTTTAAACTCAAAACCTTTGCATTGGAACTTAAGAAGGTTGTTGCCGACTTAAAAGATGCCATCATCACAAACGAAAAACTTCTTAGGACCAGAAAAGAATTTTTACAAGCAACCGTTGACTCGCTACAAGAGTTATCTCGTGAAAAAGTTTATACATCACACAAACAACCAACAAGGCGTGGGCAGAGCCAGAAAGGCGCGATCATTTTGAACGCGACTGCCTAGGAGAATCGTATGGGATCAACATTCCAAGGTATAGAAATCGGAAAACGAGGACTTTCGGTCCACCAACAAGCGATCCAAACCACAGGTCATAATATTTCCAACGCGGATAACAAACATTATGCGCGACAAAGAGTTGTCATGAATAGCATGGATCCCATTTATGATCCTGCGTTTAATCGTGCAGAAGTACCTGGCCAAATTGGCCAAGGTGTCAAAATCTCTGAAATTGAAAGAGTTCGTGATAACTTCATCGATGACCGTATCATTGATTCTTCATCTCTGAAAGAGTATTGGGGTAAAAAAAATGATTATTTGTACCAAGTAGAAACCGTTTTTAATGAACCTACAGGAACTACACTTCGTTCCATGATGGATCAGTTTTGGTCCTCTTGGGAAGACCTGTCGAACTACCCAGAAGAAACAGCTCACCGTGCTGTGGTTCAGGAAAAAGCAGAAGCACTTGGTTCACGGATGGAAGATGTTTACAGAAAACTTTCCCTTCTACGTGACCAATCCAACCGTGAAATTGAAGCGAAGGTCAATCATCTCAATACAGTTGCGGAAAACATAAAATCTCTCAATGAAAAAATTACCAAATCACAAGCATTAGGTGATAATCCAAATGATCTTTTGGATAGAAGAGATGAACTTTTACAAGAACTCGCTGGTATGGCAGACATTACCATTGGTCGTAGTGATGAAGATGAACTTATGGTATTCATAGGCCAACAAATCCTCATCCAAGGGCAAAAAGTTCATAAAATTGATTTGGTAGGAAATCCAAATAACGATGGACTTTTGGATTTGAAATGGTCAGAGACAGGTGATACGGTTCTCCTTCGCAAAGGAAGTATCCAAGCTTTATATGAAATCAGAGACCGGATCCTCGTTGAAAAAATCAATGCAGTAGATGCTCTTGCGATCAATGCCATGGATGTCATCAACGAAATCCATAAAGATGGATTTGGTCTCAATGGTAAAACCAATGTAAACTTTTTTGAACAAAGAGCACTTGCCACAAATACCTTTGGGGAGATTGACACTGATGGCGATGGTCTCAATGACAAAACCGCAGTGTTTCGTGTGACAGGTCGTACCTCTCTTGATCCCGATCGCCCGATTGGAATTTCAGGAACAATGCGTTTTTTAAAGGCAAGCCCTGGTGGTGAAACTGAAATTTTAGTTCCTTATTCGAAAGATGATACCTTAAATGCGATCATCAAACGAATCAATCGTTCAGAAACGGGAGTTGTTGCTTACATGTCGCATGACAACCAATTGGCGCTAAAAGCGACAACAAACCCTCACGATAAAAAAGAAAACTTTATGATTCGTCACTTAGAGGATTCTGGAGAACTCCTTGTGGGTCTCACTGGAATTTTAACTGCCTCTGGAGTATCGGGATCTTTTGATTATCGTAAGGTTGGTGAGATCAATAAATTTCAGTCAAACGCACAAGACATCACTCTCACACCGATGTATCACCCTTCATCATTCTTTAAAATGTCAGAAGATGTGAGAAATAATCCTGCAAACATTGCAGCGGCACGTGGTAAAGATGTCAACGGATCCGGTGATTATAATTCACCTAACGGCCAAAAGGACGGATCCAATGCACTTCTCATTGCAGCTGCCTTACGTGAAAAGCCAGTGATGTTTGATTATTCCAAAACAACGGATGATTTTTACAATTCACTCATTTCAAGGCTTGGAACAGAAGCACGGGAAGCGAAACAAGAATATACCACTCAAAATGAACTAATGGTTGAGTTGGAAAATATGCGTCAATCTGTAATGGGTGTAAACTTAGATGAGGAGATGGCCAATATGGTCCAGTTCCAACAATCGTACAATGCATCCGCTAGGATGATCTCAACTCTCAATGAAATGTTAGATACCATCATCAATAGGTTAGGTGTATAATCATGATCAGAATCACTAACATGATGCAAAACAATTCCTTGGTGCGGAACTTAAACCGCCATCAAGTAGCAATGGACGAAACCCAAACCCAATTGGGAACAGGTTTAAAAATCCGAAAACCATCAGATGATCCTGGTGCAGCCACAAACCAAATGTATTTTCGTTCACGCCTCAACGAACTTTCTCAATATGAAGAAAACATTGGGGATGGATACCAAAGACTCCAACAGGTTGATGGTGTTCTGGATAAGATGGGTGAAATTTTCCAACGAGTGCGTGTTTTGACAGTACAAGCTGGAAATGGTATTTACCAAGGTGACAAAGGTTTTGAGCTCGAAGTTGCGATTGGAAAAGAGATCGATCAACATTTAAGAGCAATCGTTGACCTTGCAAACGCTCGTGATGCGACAGGGCAACCCTTGTTTGGTGGTCATGTGATCGAAAGACCTCCTTTTGAGCCAATTGAATCAAAAATCAAAGGACTACAAGGTTTAGAACTCAAAAACCAATATGTGGGTGTGGAATATCGCGGTGATATTGGGGAACAACTCCGTGAAATTGAAAAAGGGGAATATATCCCAATCACCATCCCTGGTAATAAAGTATTTTGGGGAACAAACGTCAGTGTGACATCCAAAGTAGATAACTCTGCATACCAAGCTACTTCCGACCAAAAGTTTAAAATTGATGGTGTGGAAATTCATATCTCTGTTGGAGATACTATTGATGATGTAATTGATAAAATCAACAATGCTCCCTTGGAAGTGAAAGCAAGTAAACTCGCCCAGGATAACATTTCGATCTCTTCAACAGCACCACACCAAATTTGGTTGGAAGATGTAGATGGTGGTACTGTATTGCGAGATATAGGTCTCATTGAACCTAGCGCGAGTGAACCACCTAACAATTTTTCCAAATCTGCTACAGTAACAGGACTCTCTGTATTTGATGTTCTTATCCAACTTAGGAATGACCTCATTCAAAAAGACCA
Coding sequences:
- the flgK gene encoding flagellar hook-associated protein FlgK — protein: MGSTFQGIEIGKRGLSVHQQAIQTTGHNISNADNKHYARQRVVMNSMDPIYDPAFNRAEVPGQIGQGVKISEIERVRDNFIDDRIIDSSSLKEYWGKKNDYLYQVETVFNEPTGTTLRSMMDQFWSSWEDLSNYPEETAHRAVVQEKAEALGSRMEDVYRKLSLLRDQSNREIEAKVNHLNTVAENIKSLNEKITKSQALGDNPNDLLDRRDELLQELAGMADITIGRSDEDELMVFIGQQILIQGQKVHKIDLVGNPNNDGLLDLKWSETGDTVLLRKGSIQALYEIRDRILVEKINAVDALAINAMDVINEIHKDGFGLNGKTNVNFFEQRALATNTFGEIDTDGDGLNDKTAVFRVTGRTSLDPDRPIGISGTMRFLKASPGGETEILVPYSKDDTLNAIIKRINRSETGVVAYMSHDNQLALKATTNPHDKKENFMIRHLEDSGELLVGLTGILTASGVSGSFDYRKVGEINKFQSNAQDITLTPMYHPSSFFKMSEDVRNNPANIAAARGKDVNGSGDYNSPNGQKDGSNALLIAAALREKPVMFDYSKTTDDFYNSLISRLGTEAREAKQEYTTQNELMVELENMRQSVMGVNLDEEMANMVQFQQSYNASARMISTLNEMLDTIINRLGV
- a CDS encoding flagellar hook-associated protein 3 codes for the protein MRITNMMQNNSLVRNLNRHQVAMDETQTQLGTGLKIRKPSDDPGAATNQMYFRSRLNELSQYEENIGDGYQRLQQVDGVLDKMGEIFQRVRVLTVQAGNGIYQGDKGFELEVAIGKEIDQHLRAIVDLANARDATGQPLFGGHVIERPPFEPIESKIKGLQGLELKNQYVGVEYRGDIGEQLREIEKGEYIPITIPGNKVFWGTNVSVTSKVDNSAYQATSDQKFKIDGVEIHISVGDTIDDVIDKINNAPLEVKASKLAQDNISISSTAPHQIWLEDVDGGTVLRDIGLIEPSASEPPNNFSKSATVTGLSVFDVLIQLRNDLIQKDQERIGGRDLGDLDLALENILRHRATIGARMNRLEQHEERVSYDKMYMTELLAKNEGIDFPETIMNMKWLETIHSYALNVGSKIIKPTLMDFLR